The Methanosphaera sp. DNA segment TTATTTATATGCTCTTACATCAATATAATTTTCACTATTATCACTATTTAATGATAGAATTCCTGAAATAATAAGCCATATACCAAGTATTACAGCTATAACATTTGGTGTTCTGATAAATATTGCAGATATTAAAAATAATATACCAAATATTATACCACTTATTCCAAGCATACTAAATGGTGCATAATATCTTGTTGTTACAAGGTTAAATGCTCCAATAAAGAGTAATACTATACCAATAAGATATAAAAGTAAGCTAAATATTGCAGTTACAAAACCAAGATCAAATATTAATAGCCAACTGAAATATAATCCTATTAAGGATACTATAAATGATATAACACCCACTACTGGTGATTCAATAATCTGTGTAATTGCAAATATTAAAAATATTGCAGCAACAAGAAGTACAATAAGGCCAAGAATTGTTCCAATAGCCTGTACTGTAAGACTAGGACAGATAAGAATTATTATTCCAATAATTATCATAGCAATACTACTAATCATAGATTTATGATCTTCAATATATGCTAAATCCATATTTTTTTTACCTCCATATGATTTTAAATTTTATTTTTGAGTATACTATACTTTTTTTTAGTTAACTAATTTTATTTAAAATATTTAAGTATATAAACCTAAGCCTAATATTTAGATAAAAAAATAATATAAAAAAAAGAGTATAATAAAGGGGGGAAGTAATTTCCCTAAATTAAAATGATCTATAATAGCTTACACCATGTGTTCCAATTGCCATACCAGATCTGTGACGATCAGAACTACGTCTTGATTGATCTTCTATATCTTCAAGTGCATACTGTTGTTGTTTATCATCATGCTCTTGTCTTTGCTGTTCATAATCATCAAAGTATGATTTTTCCTCAGCTGTAAGATCATCATCATATACTTCAAGACGTCTTAGCTTATTGTGATCTGCATCATAAATAGCAGTTGTGAAGTATTCAAATCCTAGTTCATCATTTGTATTTTTATGTCCATCTACATAGATAGGTCCTTTAAATTTAAATGAACGATGAGTATACTTTGCAAGTGCACGTACATTTGAATCAACAACACTATATGTATGATTTGAATTTGAATCCTTAATTATAAGTCTTTTAAGTCCCATATCACCCTTATATACTGATGTGTTTTCATCAGAATACTGGAATGTTAACTCACCAGGTGTAACTTCCCATTGTGTAATTTCCTCAAGTGCACATACAGATGATAGTGTACTAAGTAGCATTACAGACATTATAGATATTACTATAAGTTTCTTATACATATGAGATTCATCCTCCTATTTAGTTTTATTTAAAGCCTTTAATTTGCTTATTATATATAGATAAGTTTATTTAAGTATAATAAGTTAATTAAAATGCAAATAAAAAAGTAAGTTTCTTTTTCTACATTTTTCTAAAAAAAAGAAAAGTTGTAGGAAAAAAAATGGAAGATTAAGAATTTTTCAACTATATTTTTATATTTTGTGTAATCTAGCTTAGTAGATGTATTTCATCATCATTTTTTTAAGAAATGTTTTTTTAATATCCATTTAAATCAATCCCCTTAATTTTATTATAATCCATCTAAAAATAAAATTTTTACTTATTGTGTTTTTGTTCTCTACATATAGTATGTAGTTAGTTTTATTTATAGTTTTAATAGGTGTTTGTATATACAATGTTTAATAATATGTGTAAAATATTAAAAATATACATAAAATAATAACTAAGTTAATATTATACTATACAAACACATAAAATATCACTAAAATCATAGAATAATTAATAAAAAAAATAATAAAAAAATAGAAAAAATACAAAAAAACCATATAAAACTTACAAATAATAGTAAAAATAATTAAAAAAAGGCTCCAGAGTCCTTCTTTTTGTTCTTATTTATAATAAAACTTATCTAAAAATAAAAATAAATATAATAACAAAGACAATAACATAAATATGACAATATAATGGGTGATTTATAATGAAATATGAACAAATTCCAAATACTAACATAAAACTAAGCCAACTAACATTTGGAGGAGAATGGGTAGGTGAGCTAACCCAAGAGCAAACCAACGACCTAATGAAACACTGCCATGAGTGTGGTATTAACATGCTTGATTGTTGGATGTCAGATCCCAAGATACGAGACAAGCTAGGAATAGCAATGGAAGGAATGCGTGATGACTTCTACATCCAAGGACACATCGGTGCAACATGGCAAAATGGACAATATAAAAGAACACGTGAAATTACCCACGTTAAAGAAGCATTCAAAGATCTACTAATGCGTCTGAAAACTGACTACATAGACTTTGGAATGATCCACTACGTAGATGAGGTAAGTGAATATGATGAAATAATGCAGGGAGGAGAATACCTCGACTATGTATACAAGCTAAAAAGTGAAGGAACAATACATCATATAGGACTAAGTACACATAACCCACGTGTTGCAATAAAAGCAGCAGAAAATCCTGACATAGAATTAATACTCTTCAGCCTTAATCCTGCATATGATATAATGCCACCAACAGAAAATATAGAAGACTACATAGATACAAAAAAATATGAAAACCTCGCAGGACTAAACCCTGAACGTGAAATGCTATATGAAAAATGCCTCGAAACACAAACACCAATAGTTGTAATGAAAGCATTCTCAGGAGGAAGACTACTTGATACAAAAGATTCACCATTTGATGTAGCATTCACACCACTAGAATGTATAGCATATGCACTTGATGTTAAACCAGCGGTATCTGTATGTGTAGGATACAAATCAACAGATGAAGTAGATGATACACTACGATACTTCACAGTAGATCCATCAGAACTTGATTACATCTCAAAGATGCAGAAAATGGATGCACACTCATTTGAAGGAACATGCACCTACTGTGGCCACTGCCTTCCATGTCCACAAAACATAGACATTGCAATGGTAAGTAAACTATATGACCTTGCAACAATAGATGATGACATCCCCGAATCAATACGAGAACATTATGATAACCTAACTGTACATGCATCAGATTGTATAAAATGTATGCAATGCCACAAACAATGCCCATTTAATGTAGATATAGTAGAAATAATGACAAAAGCTGAAAAACTATTTGGATACTAAAATTATAATTACAAAATACAATATAAATAATAATATAAAAAATATTTAAAGGGTCTAATGTTATTATGAATAAAGAAGTAAACAAAACAATACAATGTAGCCTTGAAGCAGTCGAAAGCTACGACTTTCCAAAAGATGAACCATTTAACCTACAAGTACCAATAGATGGCGTAATGTATGAATTTATGATTCATCTAAAAGAAAACAGTGACAAAATACTAGTACTAGCATCAGGAAAAATACAAGAAAAAACACAACATGACAGAAGCAAGCCCTACTACCAGAGAAGCAAATGGTACTTTGATGAATCAACAATATACTTCAACGACCCAACACTATACATAGACGATGACATAACAACAGGATGGGCAATAGGAACCAAGGACGACTGGTACCTAGAAAAAATTGCCGAAATAATCAAAAAAATAGCAAAAAACCTCTTCAAATACAACATAGATGATGAATATGGAAACCTCCTTTTCTATGGAAGTATGTCAGGAGGATTTATGGCAATCATGCTATCAATACTAGTGGAAAACTCCATATCAATAGCAGAAATGCCACACCTTGAAGTATTCAGGACAAACCAAAGACCACTACTAAATCACATCTTCAAAAACATGTCAATAAAACAAATACACGACCAATACGAAGACCGCCTAAATGTGCTAGAGTTAATTAAGAAAACAAAATACATACCAAAAACATTTCTAATAATAGACTACAATGTAAATGAAGAACTAAACAATGACTACATAACATTCCTCAACCAAATAACACAACTACCACAAATAGAATCCAAATATGAAAATCGCATAACAGTCGAATTTAAATCAACACAAAAAGGACAACACCTACTAAAACCATGGCAACTGCGAGAGTTCATATCAAACATACACAAAATACGTGATAAAAACTACTATGACTCATCAACAATGCAAAGACAAAAACTCGAAATACAAGATGCAAAAGTAGAAAAATATGAAAAAGACCTAAAAGAACAAATCAGTGAAATAACACGAAACAACAAAGAAATAGAACAATACAAAAAACAACTAAACACACACATAAAACAAATACAAGAAAATGACAAACAAATAAAACAATACCAAGAAGAAATAGAACAACAAAAACAGAAAATCGATGAAAACAACCACATACTAAACCAATACAAACACGACCAAGAAGAAGTCATAAACAAACAAAAAACACAACTCACACAAAAAGATGACATAATCAATGAACAAATACAAACAATAACAGATAAGGACATGGAAATACAACACAACAAAGAAGAAATCCACCAAAAACAAGATGCTATAATAAAACTCCAAAAAGAAAACAAGGCAAAAAACATCTACCTCAAAAAATATGAAAAACAAATACGTGATGATAAAACAACACAGCAATACATACACTTCACTGGTAAATTTAAAAAGAAACTACTAAGACCACTACCATACCTATACATACTACTAAAAGCAAAAGACAAACTCAAATCACTCAAAATATACAGACAACTTGTAAAAATAGACAATAACTACTTCGATGTAGGATACTACCTGAACTCAAATAAAGACGTAGAACGCAAGAAATGGTGTAAAATACTAACACCACAAACACACTATATGGTCTTTGGAATACGAGAAAAAAGAAAACCCTCACAAAACATAGATGCAGCACGAAGCATAGATGAAATACTAGATAAAATATAATCACCTCTCCACATCCCCATTTTATTAAAATAACAATTTCTTTTTATGTAAAAATAGCTTTAAATTTATTAAATACAAAAATTAAATAAATAAATATACACACAACTTTTTTTAGAGGAATGATTTATAAAATGAAACAAAAAAATAAAATAATAGCAATACTACTCGTAGCACTACTTGCAACAACAATGCTAGGAGCAGCAACAGCAGCAGTAGATGCAAAAAAAGTAAAAGATACAAAAACAGTAAATAACGTACTAAAACTAGCAGACAACATACACACAAAACCACTATATGATGGACAACTACTAAAAGTAGACAAAAACAAAACACTAACCAAAGTAAAAGAAAACAAAATAGAAAAACTAAACACAGGAGCATACCTCCAAAAAGTAAACTACAAACAAATCAGTGAAATACTCAAAAAATCAAAAACAACACACACACTCAAAGAAGATAAAATACCAAAATACAAAGGAAACATACCAGGAATTTAGAATATAAAAATAAAAAACTTAACCTCCCCTATATAAACACCCATTTAAAATATATAACAACTGTTTTTAAGAAAGAAAATTAAAAAAAAATAGAAAGGATGGGGAATAATTTAAGATACTGCATCTTTAATTTGATATGCATCAGTTGCATTATCATCATAACTTATTTCTGTACCATTAGGATAATATACATGATTTATAACATGTGCATTTTCATTTACACCAACAGTATCATTATAATATGTAAACATGAAATCT contains these protein-coding regions:
- a CDS encoding aldo/keto reductase gives rise to the protein MKYEQIPNTNIKLSQLTFGGEWVGELTQEQTNDLMKHCHECGINMLDCWMSDPKIRDKLGIAMEGMRDDFYIQGHIGATWQNGQYKRTREITHVKEAFKDLLMRLKTDYIDFGMIHYVDEVSEYDEIMQGGEYLDYVYKLKSEGTIHHIGLSTHNPRVAIKAAENPDIELILFSLNPAYDIMPPTENIEDYIDTKKYENLAGLNPEREMLYEKCLETQTPIVVMKAFSGGRLLDTKDSPFDVAFTPLECIAYALDVKPAVSVCVGYKSTDEVDDTLRYFTVDPSELDYISKMQKMDAHSFEGTCTYCGHCLPCPQNIDIAMVSKLYDLATIDDDIPESIREHYDNLTVHASDCIKCMQCHKQCPFNVDIVEIMTKAEKLFGY